The Sphaerospermopsis torques-reginae ITEP-024 genome has a window encoding:
- the cimA gene encoding citramalate synthase yields MNKTTSPQIWLYDTTLRDGTQREGLSVSIEDKLRIAHRLDQLGIPFIEGGWPGANPKDVQFFWQLQENPLKQAEIVPFCSTRRPHTQVSDEPMLQAILAAGTRWVTIFGKSWDLHVIEGLKTSLDENLAMIHDTIEYLRSQGRRVIYDAEHWFDGYKQNPDYALQTIKTAATAGAEWLVLCDTNGGTLPHEVSQIVSVVVREIGNTEKTLTQSPIPQIGIHTHNDSEMAVANAIAAVMAGAKMVQGTINGYGERCGNANLCSLIPNLQLKLGYSCISEHQLHQLTETSRFVSEVVNLAPDDHAPYVGRSAFAHKGGIHVSAVERNPLTYEHITPEQVGNRRRIVISEQSGLSNVLAKARTLGIELDKNDPQTKHILQRMKDLESEGYQFEAAEASFALLMYTALGLRQEFFEVQGFHVNCDLVEGKKSTNSLATIKVAVNGKNILEAAEGNGPVAALDAALRKALINFYPQIAEFELTDYKVRILNGNRGTSAKTRALVESGNGQKRWTTIGVSANLLEASYQAVVEGLEYGLLLHFQAEKSLKI; encoded by the coding sequence ATGAACAAAACTACCTCTCCTCAAATTTGGTTATATGACACTACTCTCCGTGATGGTACTCAACGGGAAGGTTTATCAGTGTCTATAGAAGATAAGTTACGCATTGCCCACAGACTAGATCAACTAGGTATACCATTTATTGAAGGTGGTTGGCCAGGGGCGAATCCTAAAGATGTCCAGTTTTTCTGGCAACTTCAAGAAAACCCCCTCAAACAAGCGGAGATAGTTCCTTTCTGTTCCACCCGTCGTCCCCATACCCAAGTTAGTGATGAACCCATGTTACAAGCGATTTTGGCGGCTGGTACGCGCTGGGTGACAATTTTCGGGAAATCTTGGGATTTGCACGTTATAGAAGGACTCAAGACCAGTCTGGATGAAAATTTAGCCATGATCCACGACACAATTGAGTATTTACGTTCTCAAGGACGGCGTGTAATTTATGATGCTGAACATTGGTTTGATGGTTATAAACAAAATCCTGATTATGCGTTACAAACAATCAAAACAGCCGCAACAGCGGGGGCGGAATGGTTAGTTTTATGTGATACTAATGGCGGAACTTTACCCCATGAAGTTTCTCAAATTGTCTCAGTTGTCGTCAGGGAAATAGGAAATACAGAAAAAACTCTTACCCAATCACCAATTCCCCAAATAGGAATACATACTCATAATGATTCGGAAATGGCGGTTGCTAATGCTATAGCAGCAGTCATGGCAGGTGCAAAAATGGTACAAGGGACTATAAATGGTTATGGTGAACGCTGCGGTAATGCTAACCTGTGTTCTCTGATTCCTAATTTACAGCTAAAGCTTGGTTATAGTTGTATCAGTGAACACCAGCTACATCAACTTACAGAAACCAGTCGTTTTGTGAGTGAAGTTGTCAATCTCGCACCTGATGATCATGCACCCTATGTAGGACGTTCAGCTTTTGCTCATAAAGGTGGGATTCATGTTTCTGCGGTGGAACGTAATCCTTTAACTTATGAACATATTACACCTGAACAAGTAGGAAATCGTCGTCGCATTGTCATTTCTGAACAGTCTGGTTTAAGCAATGTTTTAGCTAAAGCTCGCACTTTGGGAATAGAATTAGATAAAAATGATCCCCAAACTAAACACATTCTCCAACGCATGAAAGACTTGGAAAGTGAAGGTTATCAATTTGAAGCTGCGGAAGCTAGTTTTGCTTTATTAATGTATACAGCTTTAGGACTAAGACAGGAGTTTTTTGAAGTTCAAGGTTTTCATGTTAATTGTGATTTAGTGGAAGGGAAAAAAAGCACAAATTCTTTAGCTACAATTAAAGTAGCTGTCAATGGTAAAAATATTCTGGAAGCAGCAGAAGGTAATGGTCCAGTTGCGGCTTTGGATGCAGCTTTGCGTAAGGCTTTGATCAATTTTTATCCGCAAATTGCTGAGTTTGAATTAACTGATTATAAGGTAAGAATCCTCAACGGAAATAGAGGAACATCAGCAAAAACTCGCGCTTTGGTTGAGTCGGGAAATGGTCAAAAACGCTGGACAACTATCGGAGTTTCTGCTAATCTTTTAGAAGCTTCTTATCAAGCTGTAGTTGAAGGTTTGGAATATGGATTATTGCTGCATTTCCAAGCAGAAAAATCATTGAAAATTTAG
- a CDS encoding TldD/PmbA family protein, whose translation MLTNTLLLSNQLPSLQYSSTTERFDDTWEAPLATLLGLGRAAGADFVEFFLERRNYISCLAEDDTITSISPSLATGAGVRVFRGKADCYVSTNNLTFAGLKAALEKGLSILALQLPGPTAFIPEINLELLRDYATKRGKDGWLPLCSSIREMGEILLDGTTQLNKKATHVQSRRATYFRDWQEVLVAGSDGTFARDIRLTQSVGFNILCADGANRASIGERAGNTSDPNFLKTWDYQQAAEQIAESAGKMLYADYVESGNYPIIMANHFGGVIFHEACGHLLETTQIERKTTPFADKKGEKIAHESLTAWDEGRADNAFGTIDMDDEGMPAQRTLLIEKGVLKNFLADRTGSARTGHPRTGSGRRQNYTFAAASRMRNTYIDTGEYSNEDLFASIDKGIYCKKMGGGSVGATGQFNFSVDEAYLIENGKITKPLKGATLIGEAKEIMNKISMCSKDLELAPGFCGSVSGSIYTTVGQPHIKVDSITVGGR comes from the coding sequence ATGCTTACAAATACCCTACTTCTTTCCAATCAACTCCCCAGCTTGCAATATTCATCAACAACAGAACGCTTCGACGACACCTGGGAAGCGCCCCTGGCCACCCTTTTGGGACTAGGACGCGCTGCTGGTGCTGATTTTGTAGAATTTTTCTTAGAACGTCGTAATTACATTAGTTGTTTAGCAGAAGACGATACCATCACCAGCATCTCACCCAGTTTAGCCACTGGTGCAGGAGTGAGAGTATTTCGCGGTAAAGCCGACTGTTACGTTAGCACCAATAACCTGACATTTGCCGGCTTAAAAGCAGCCTTAGAAAAAGGTCTTTCCATCCTGGCATTACAACTACCAGGACCTACAGCTTTCATCCCCGAAATCAACCTAGAATTATTGAGAGACTACGCTACCAAACGGGGTAAAGATGGCTGGCTACCCTTATGCAGTTCCATCCGTGAAATGGGAGAAATTCTCCTTGATGGTACTACCCAACTCAACAAAAAAGCTACCCACGTTCAATCTCGCCGCGCTACCTACTTCCGTGACTGGCAAGAAGTATTAGTTGCTGGCAGTGATGGCACATTTGCCCGTGATATTCGCCTCACCCAGTCCGTCGGCTTTAATATTCTCTGCGCTGATGGTGCGAACCGTGCTTCCATCGGTGAACGTGCCGGAAACACCAGTGATCCCAACTTCCTGAAAACCTGGGATTATCAACAAGCTGCTGAACAAATTGCCGAATCAGCGGGTAAAATGCTATATGCAGATTATGTAGAATCAGGAAACTACCCCATTATCATGGCCAACCACTTTGGGGGAGTAATATTCCATGAAGCTTGCGGACACCTATTAGAAACCACCCAAATTGAACGCAAAACCACACCATTTGCTGATAAAAAAGGCGAAAAAATCGCCCATGAAAGTTTAACAGCTTGGGATGAAGGACGCGCTGACAATGCCTTCGGCACAATAGATATGGATGACGAAGGAATGCCCGCCCAAAGAACATTATTAATTGAAAAAGGTGTTCTCAAAAACTTCCTAGCTGACAGAACCGGTTCAGCGAGAACTGGACACCCCAGAACAGGCAGTGGTCGCCGTCAAAATTACACATTTGCTGCTGCAAGTCGCATGAGAAACACATATATTGATACCGGCGAATACAGCAACGAAGATTTATTTGCTTCCATTGATAAAGGTATTTACTGTAAAAAAATGGGAGGCGGAAGTGTAGGCGCAACCGGTCAATTTAACTTTAGCGTTGACGAAGCCTACTTAATAGAAAACGGCAAAATTACCAAACCATTAAAAGGTGCTACCCTCATCGGTGAAGCAAAAGAAATCATGAACAAAATTTCCATGTGTTCCAAAGATTTAGAACTAGCACCTGGTTTTTGTGGTTCTGTTAGTGGCAGCATTTACACCACAGTTGGACAACCTCACATTAAAGTTGATTCCATTACTGTTGGTGGACGATAA
- a CDS encoding DUF29 family protein — MTQELIDLRNSILQGRYAEALEIVDELEGMSKQAILRNIQSYVKILLIHLIKNQVEQRLTASWVASIRNAIREIKKINLKDHKKSYYVNEDEWTNLIEEEVIEDAIVDASFEVMNGKYSRSQLAGIIDKDEILAIANKLLSLTYVYSAKELPAIMDDYIAQLVGGDDWQ; from the coding sequence ATGACTCAGGAATTAATAGACCTCAGAAATAGTATTTTACAAGGACGTTACGCAGAAGCTTTGGAAATTGTAGATGAATTGGAAGGAATGAGTAAACAAGCTATTCTGCGAAATATCCAATCTTATGTAAAAATTTTATTGATTCATTTGATTAAAAACCAAGTTGAACAGAGATTAACTGCATCTTGGGTTGCTTCTATTCGTAATGCTATTAGAGAAATTAAAAAGATCAATTTGAAGGATCATAAAAAATCCTATTATGTGAATGAAGATGAATGGACTAATTTAATTGAGGAAGAAGTAATTGAGGATGCGATAGTTGACGCTAGTTTTGAGGTAATGAACGGTAAATATAGTCGTTCGCAACTTGCTGGAATTATAGATAAAGATGAGATTTTAGCTATTGCAAATAAATTGTTGTCTTTAACTTATGTTTATTCTGCTAAGGAGTTACCAGCAATTATGGATGATTATATCGCTCAGTTGGTTGGTGGAGATGATTGGCAGTAA
- a CDS encoding FAD-dependent oxidoreductase: protein MNNEQEIIDIQNTDCCIVGGGPAGVVLSLLLARQGIAVVLLEAHQDFDRDFRGDTIHPSVMQIMEELNLSDRILQLPHTKMSRLNVHTADATVTLADFSHLNTRYPYIVMLPQVRFLNFITQEAEQYPNFTLILGANVQELITENGVVQGVRYRGQGGWHEVRATLTVGADGRYSKLRQLGGFESVETSPPMDVLWFRLPRQPEEFAGGMGRFGAGKIVVMLDRGEEWQLGYVIPKGGYQKLRAAGLATFKNSIIEVVPELNNRIEILQDWSQIAFLSVESSLVKRWYRLGLLLIGDAAHIMSPVGGVGINYAIQDAVVTANILSKPLKNHHVEISDLAKVQQHRELPTRIIQAFQTLIQKRIFAPILTENQTFQPPFLLRLPILRDLPARLIALGVFPVHVQI, encoded by the coding sequence ATGAACAATGAACAGGAAATTATAGATATCCAAAATACGGATTGTTGTATTGTTGGTGGTGGACCGGCTGGGGTTGTATTGTCTCTACTATTAGCCCGTCAGGGTATTGCAGTAGTGTTGTTGGAAGCACATCAGGATTTTGATCGAGATTTTCGGGGTGATACTATTCACCCATCGGTAATGCAGATCATGGAAGAGTTAAATTTGAGCGATCGCATTTTACAATTACCCCATACAAAAATGTCCCGTCTTAATGTACATACTGCGGACGCTACGGTTACTTTAGCCGATTTTAGTCATTTAAACACTCGCTATCCTTATATAGTCATGCTACCCCAGGTGCGATTTTTGAACTTTATCACCCAAGAAGCCGAACAGTACCCGAATTTTACCTTAATCCTGGGTGCAAATGTCCAAGAATTAATTACGGAAAATGGGGTAGTTCAAGGTGTACGTTATCGTGGTCAAGGTGGTTGGCATGAGGTCCGAGCTACACTAACAGTAGGTGCGGATGGTCGTTATTCCAAATTAAGACAATTAGGCGGTTTTGAGTCCGTAGAAACTTCCCCACCTATGGATGTGCTTTGGTTTCGTCTTCCCCGTCAACCAGAAGAATTTGCCGGCGGTATGGGTCGTTTCGGTGCTGGTAAAATTGTGGTGATGCTAGATCGGGGTGAGGAATGGCAGCTTGGTTATGTCATCCCCAAAGGTGGGTATCAAAAATTGCGTGCTGCTGGGTTAGCAACTTTCAAAAATTCTATCATTGAAGTAGTTCCAGAGTTAAATAATCGCATAGAAATTTTACAAGATTGGTCACAAATAGCTTTTCTCTCTGTTGAGTCTAGTCTGGTTAAACGCTGGTATCGTTTGGGTTTATTACTGATCGGTGATGCAGCCCATATCATGTCGCCTGTGGGTGGCGTGGGTATTAATTATGCAATTCAGGATGCTGTCGTCACAGCGAATATACTGAGTAAACCTCTGAAAAATCATCATGTTGAAATTAGCGATTTAGCAAAAGTGCAGCAGCATCGAGAATTACCTACAAGGATAATTCAAGCATTTCAGACATTGATCCAAAAGCGGATATTTGCCCCGATTCTCACTGAAAACCAAACTTTTCAACCGCCTTTTTTATTACGTCTACCAATTTTACGGGATCTTCCTGCCCGTTTAATTGCTTTGGGTGTTTTTCCCGTTCATGTTCAGATTTAA
- a CDS encoding single-stranded DNA-binding protein: MNSCILMAEIYDAPQLRHTPDGLEITEMIVHVAGLRPDDPTHPLKVVSWGNLAKEIHQNYHPGDRVILEGRLGMNTFERPEGFKEKRAELTIQRIHAVSKGVPTNQPAPQRPLEIVNHQPSRSAQTPTTTFTNPAPQPTTPEPVYQPVSSAPPSYQPTTEAEPDPDDIPF; this comes from the coding sequence ATGAACAGTTGTATTTTAATGGCGGAAATTTATGATGCTCCCCAACTGCGACACACACCAGACGGGTTGGAAATAACAGAAATGATCGTTCATGTAGCGGGGTTGCGCCCAGATGATCCAACACATCCTTTGAAAGTGGTAAGTTGGGGTAACTTAGCAAAAGAAATCCATCAAAATTATCATCCAGGCGATCGCGTAATTCTCGAAGGACGCTTAGGGATGAATACTTTTGAGCGTCCCGAAGGATTTAAAGAAAAACGTGCTGAGTTGACAATACAACGAATCCATGCTGTGAGCAAAGGTGTACCAACGAATCAACCAGCACCACAACGTCCCCTAGAGATTGTCAATCATCAACCAAGCAGATCGGCACAAACCCCAACTACAACATTTACAAATCCCGCACCCCAACCAACCACCCCTGAACCAGTCTATCAACCTGTAAGTTCTGCACCTCCATCCTATCAACCCACGACAGAAGCAGAACCCGATCCAGACGACATTCCATTTTAA
- a CDS encoding NAD(P)-dependent oxidoreductase translates to MKVAFLGTGLMGLPMAQRLLAANIELIAYNRTPEKLAPLQAAGAAIATKPREAIRSADCIILMLSNAAAIYHVLLTDTSWHTLSGRSIIQMGTTTPQESQEIRNAVVAAGGEYIEAPVLGSIPEAETGKLIVMVGGEEEQYQRHVKLLSNFGPDPVYIGPVGSAASLTLALNQLIASLTTSFALSLAFVQLQGIDVDLFMRVLRDSKLYAPTFDQNLKRMLDGNYTKANLPTKQLIKEIDLFISEAKSLGLNLSSIEGVKHILQSAMKMSYPEDDYSSVFPAIREWGEASGE, encoded by the coding sequence ATGAAGGTGGCATTTCTGGGAACTGGATTGATGGGACTACCGATGGCTCAAAGGTTATTAGCTGCCAATATAGAGCTAATTGCCTACAACCGCACCCCAGAAAAATTAGCACCATTACAAGCAGCAGGGGCAGCAATTGCCACAAAACCCCGTGAAGCAATTCGTTCTGCTGACTGTATAATTCTTATGCTATCTAACGCCGCAGCTATTTATCATGTCTTGCTCACAGATACTTCTTGGCATACTTTATCAGGACGCAGCATCATTCAAATGGGGACAACGACTCCCCAAGAAAGCCAAGAAATCAGAAATGCGGTAGTTGCGGCTGGTGGTGAATATATAGAAGCCCCTGTACTCGGTAGTATCCCAGAAGCGGAAACTGGCAAATTAATTGTCATGGTGGGTGGAGAAGAAGAACAATATCAACGCCATGTCAAATTATTGTCAAATTTTGGACCCGATCCTGTATACATAGGTCCTGTAGGATCAGCAGCATCCCTGACTTTAGCACTCAATCAACTCATTGCTTCCCTCACTACTAGCTTTGCCCTGAGTCTGGCTTTTGTCCAGTTGCAAGGCATTGATGTAGACTTATTTATGCGCGTCCTGCGGGACAGTAAACTTTATGCTCCTACCTTTGATCAAAACCTGAAACGGATGTTAGATGGCAATTATACCAAAGCCAACTTACCGACTAAACAGTTGATCAAAGAAATAGATTTATTTATCTCTGAAGCTAAATCCCTTGGTTTGAATCTCAGCAGTATTGAGGGTGTAAAACACATCTTACAGTCAGCAATGAAAATGTCCTATCCAGAAGATGACTATTCTTCTGTTTTCCCAGCTATCCGAGAATGGGGTGAGGCCAGCGGAGAGTAG
- a CDS encoding ATP-dependent nuclease gives MVVHSQIIHEIKIEKLKNVSNVSIDLEGSPLISLMGVNGCGKSTILYALACVYKPTSDTDENYKFSRFFPPHNHFDWSGSKLSIIHSYGDGSNTYPRVEKVYQKNDRWVIYARRPARFVKFVEIKSCVPVIEAENKGREISYTTKTQSDKLDELIRQKAGYILNKNYDGLYVHSYNNKTILGVKTGKIQYSALTMGAGEQRVFTILDAVFRTPGNHSLILIDEIDLLMHPQALARLIEVLYERATKKHHQIIFTSHNTELFHLKDKVQLRHIHQTDKGTVCIPNTTPDITRRMTGKQIKSIEVYVEDDLAQAIVSHIARSLGISKDLFIHKYGAAINAFTVSGGLALSSQSLSNALFVLDGDEYVTQEDKKDKIERVVTGHGPDLDILRQQVLISLKQFNLPQDIRPEQFIFKCIHDLAEQTDPEKEEIRKIASDIVNAGDQHNLVNLLIEQLGCSKEIGLNRIIQVFAQSPQWSDFSKPVRLWLESKIQELHLG, from the coding sequence GTGGTAGTTCATAGTCAAATTATTCATGAAATTAAGATTGAGAAGCTTAAAAATGTATCTAATGTATCTATTGATCTTGAAGGTTCACCTCTAATATCTCTAATGGGGGTGAATGGTTGTGGAAAATCAACAATATTATATGCTCTAGCCTGTGTGTATAAACCTACGAGCGATACAGATGAAAATTATAAATTTTCTCGATTTTTTCCCCCACATAATCATTTTGACTGGTCAGGATCAAAGCTATCTATAATCCATAGCTATGGTGATGGTAGTAACACTTACCCACGAGTAGAGAAAGTCTATCAAAAAAATGATAGATGGGTTATCTATGCAAGAAGACCAGCAAGATTTGTAAAATTTGTTGAAATAAAAAGTTGTGTTCCTGTGATAGAAGCAGAGAATAAAGGTAGAGAAATTTCATATACTACTAAAACACAATCTGATAAGCTAGATGAATTAATTCGCCAAAAAGCTGGTTATATTCTCAATAAAAATTATGATGGATTGTATGTACACTCATATAATAATAAAACAATTTTAGGCGTTAAAACAGGAAAAATTCAATATTCAGCTTTGACTATGGGAGCAGGAGAACAAAGAGTATTTACTATCTTAGATGCCGTTTTTAGAACACCAGGAAATCACAGTTTAATTTTAATAGATGAAATAGATTTATTAATGCATCCTCAAGCTCTTGCAAGACTCATAGAGGTTTTGTACGAACGGGCAACTAAAAAGCACCATCAAATAATATTCACTTCTCATAATACGGAATTATTTCATTTAAAAGATAAGGTACAGCTTAGGCATATTCATCAAACAGATAAAGGCACAGTTTGCATCCCAAATACAACACCAGATATTACTCGTCGTATGACTGGGAAGCAAATTAAATCTATAGAAGTATATGTTGAAGATGATCTTGCTCAAGCAATAGTAAGCCATATTGCTAGATCACTTGGCATTTCTAAAGACTTGTTTATCCATAAATATGGTGCAGCGATAAATGCATTTACAGTTTCTGGAGGACTAGCATTATCTAGTCAATCACTCAGCAATGCATTATTCGTTTTGGATGGTGATGAATACGTTACTCAAGAAGATAAAAAAGATAAAATTGAACGAGTTGTAACTGGGCATGGTCCAGACTTAGATATACTAAGACAACAAGTTTTAATTTCCTTGAAACAATTCAACCTACCTCAAGATATTCGTCCAGAACAATTTATTTTCAAATGTATTCATGATTTAGCCGAACAAACTGATCCTGAAAAAGAAGAGATTAGGAAGATCGCTTCTGATATTGTGAATGCTGGTGACCAGCATAATTTAGTTAATCTTCTGATTGAACAACTAGGATGTTCTAAAGAAATAGGACTAAATCGCATCATTCAAGTTTTTGCTCAATCCCCTCAATGGTCAGACTTTTCTAAACCAGTCCGTCTTTGGCTAGAGTCAAAAATACAGGAGTTACATTTAGGTTAA
- a CDS encoding TldD/PmbA family protein codes for MSNIQEIAKYAQENAKKLGIKKFDIYGSTVDDTSVQVDQGEPKQVKASNRSGVTVRVWNEENTMGVTSTTDVDPKGLELALQTAYEASFFGVKENVPDFSPEATIPIEYTPKEKASQAPVSELIEKLLVAEKELLAAHPAIKGVPYNGLAQRDIDRFYLNSDGALRKESHSFASVYLYSKTEEEGKKPRSAGAYRVKENLADLDIAGCIKETADKTISHLHYEKIKTGKYPVVFSAEAFLSLLGAFSNLFNAQNILDNQSLSKAEDIGKEIASPLLSVYDDALHPANVGAESFDGEGTPTRQVKLIEKGVLTSFLHSAGTAKRLNAQPTGNASIGAKVSVGPNFYHVFAAGIPEKELSLETAENVILIDDLQALHAGVKALQGSFSLPFDGWLVNKGEKISIESATVAGDFLELLKSIVYVEKEAELTPGGVCPRVWVSELSITGE; via the coding sequence ATGTCTAACATTCAAGAAATCGCTAAATACGCCCAAGAAAACGCCAAAAAATTAGGCATTAAAAAATTTGACATTTACGGTTCAACAGTAGACGATACCAGCGTGCAAGTTGACCAGGGAGAACCCAAACAAGTGAAAGCTTCCAACCGTTCTGGTGTCACAGTTCGGGTTTGGAACGAAGAAAATACAATGGGTGTCACCAGTACCACAGATGTCGACCCCAAAGGATTAGAATTAGCTTTACAAACTGCTTACGAAGCCAGTTTTTTTGGAGTTAAAGAAAACGTTCCTGATTTTAGTCCAGAAGCAACAATTCCGATTGAATATACTCCCAAAGAAAAAGCATCTCAAGCACCTGTTTCTGAACTCATTGAAAAACTATTAGTAGCAGAAAAAGAACTTTTAGCTGCTCATCCTGCCATTAAAGGAGTGCCTTATAATGGTTTAGCACAAAGAGATATTGACCGTTTTTATCTCAATAGTGATGGTGCTTTAAGAAAGGAATCTCATTCTTTTGCGTCAGTTTATCTGTATAGTAAAACAGAAGAAGAAGGGAAAAAACCTCGCAGTGCAGGAGCATATCGAGTTAAAGAAAATTTAGCTGATTTAGATATTGCTGGTTGTATCAAAGAAACCGCAGATAAAACTATCAGTCATTTGCATTATGAAAAAATCAAAACTGGTAAATACCCAGTTGTTTTTTCTGCTGAAGCTTTCTTGAGTTTATTGGGTGCATTTTCTAATTTATTTAATGCCCAAAATATTCTAGATAATCAAAGTTTATCCAAAGCTGAAGATATCGGTAAAGAAATTGCTTCACCTTTACTTTCAGTTTATGATGATGCCTTACATCCTGCTAATGTGGGTGCGGAAAGTTTTGATGGTGAAGGTACACCAACCCGTCAAGTAAAGTTAATAGAAAAAGGTGTTTTAACCAGCTTTTTACATAGTGCGGGAACTGCAAAACGGTTAAATGCTCAACCTACAGGTAATGCTAGTATTGGTGCAAAGGTGAGTGTTGGTCCCAATTTTTATCATGTTTTTGCCGCAGGTATACCAGAAAAAGAATTAAGTTTAGAAACAGCGGAAAATGTGATTTTAATTGATGATTTACAAGCTCTTCATGCTGGTGTTAAGGCTTTACAAGGTTCGTTTTCTTTGCCTTTTGATGGTTGGTTAGTGAATAAAGGTGAGAAAATTAGTATTGAGTCAGCAACGGTAGCTGGTGATTTTCTGGAGTTGCTGAAATCTATTGTTTATGTGGAGAAGGAAGCGGAATTAACACCAGGGGGAGTTTGTCCTAGAGTTTGGGTAAGTGAACTTTCTATTACTGGGGAATAA